TGGAGTTTGGAAATTATAATTTACATTGTACAAGCCACAGtattttacaaacattttaatctcCTCATCCCACGTTCACGTGCTTTCAGATGGAAAGTTAAATGCAAACCTTTGTGTTGTTATAATAAATGAAAGTCGCCATTCATCATATGCAACATGCTAATAAATCGTTTCCATATTATTCATAACTGTACCTgcttgaagtcacccgcaaaaatagtttcacACTTGCGCTCCTGATATGGATTGAATTGTTTGTCAGTCAAGGCCAGCAGTTCGCTTCGCGCTGTTTTCTCATTTCCATCCATCGAGAAATGCGAGCTACAAAATACGGCAATCACTTCATCAGCAATGGTTTCTACCTGAATGGCAAAACCGCCAACGATTTCGTCGTTTTCCGTACTTATCAACAGCATCTCGTGAAAGCACAGCTCATTGATGACCTCAGGTGTTAATTTGGCCGGATCCAGTATACTCTTCCGTACAGTGTAAGCTGGTAGACTTGGAAGATTCAACGATTCACTAATGGAAATTGAAATGCACTCCTCTTCCGAAATCGAATCATCTTTAAGGAAAAATTCTTCTGGAATCGGAAAGAGACATTGCTCAATTTCGAAAATTTCCCCATTTATCAAAGGTACCGCCTGAGTAATATCCGAATTTTTAGAATTTGCTTTCGACATGATGACAATTCCGAACTATCTCGCGAAAGAGTGGAAAATTTTCACGTCCAAACTACTTCGACGCGCAATTCTTAGTGAGAGCCACAATCGCGACTGCCAATTGATTTGTGCTGCATGTGGCGCAGAAGTGGTTTGACAAGGTTAGAAATGTGTGGGATAGAGGAGATGCACTGTGTGCCGGCATTGCGTGTTATATTCATATTTTGCCAAACATTTGTTTCATTCCTGGTTCGAAGCAGCTTTTGATAAAAATCGTTATTATGTGTCCACGAAACCTACAAATTCCAGATGCGCTTTATGTGTGATGCTTATCGCGTGACAGACTATGCGCACTGTCAGGTCGTTTAGATGTGTTTTCCTTACTGTTTGCACTTTGAGAGAATCTATCCAAAGAAAGATTATTGATTTATTAAAACTAGAGGTCATCGTTGTGGTTTCGtgttaaatatagcatttcttactTGTAAAACTTGAATAATTTATTGGCGTAAAAATCATCATATGAAACATTACTAACCCTATTAAACTATCTGCAAGACAAAGTTGCAGATAATagaacttttaaatgaaacagTGTGCTTTGTTCATATCGTTAGGTTCtataaaatgaatgaaaaccGTATGGCTCTGCATCAGAACACTTTAGATGCTATATGCCATTTCCTAGACGACGCCAGCGCATGCATTAACTACTATGTATAAACTGACAAGTTTAATTTTAATCGACATTAAATTGTAGTACACACGTCACACCGttatttaaatttatctaaaagGGCTGAGCAGAAAAAAGCAGGTTGTAACTTTTCCAAGAGGAGAGATTCGTGCAGATGAAAAATTCCTTTCACTACAGAGTACTTTTCTCCAATAGCGCAATACATCATATTCATCCAAGTAAAAAAATCCACCATTCCGTCATCCATTATTCAACAAAACAGTGGTAATAACACGGCTCCTTTAATTTGTAAATGTAGTTCTCAAATATTCTAAaaccaaaatttcaaattttcaaaaaatgtaaaAGATTTTATTTCGAAGATAGAATTTTTTGAATCTTCAATGTCCATTGTAATAGTGGCAACTAGACTTTTTATTTAACATTAACATTGTGGAAATAGTTCCAGTCTTTTGATGGTTGGAGAGTGTTATATACATACGCATATATGTGGTTTATGACATTGGGGAGCTTCGTGGCCGCAAGGTTCatagtccgctttgacaagcgggtggtcgtggattCGAATCTCAGTTGAATAAGGGCCATTCGATGTCCCCTTGACAAAATCCCTttcataataaaactgattagaGGGCCATTCAGTTGAATCCTCTCCGGGGAATTGTTATTGgcgataatatttgctggaggCAGCGAGGCTTGGAATAGTAAGCGTAAAAAGGAAGGGCATACATACAAGCACGAATTATAATTATCATGTCACTTACTCTCAACAGTGATAtcgctaataatagaagtgcgaaaAACAGCAAACATCCGGGCGATGTCACAAAAGATGAATCCATACAGAAAAAAggaggagggtggtatccaagacacgaccgcaaagttgacgtaagaccacatgtgccaaaaacgagcaaTTATGTTCAAccatatttttaaaatgtttgttcaATTTAATGCTCCAACAGAAAGGTATTTTGATTCGCAGTACTAAAAACCGTACTATGTCTCTAATTAAGCATCTAGGTCGTCATAGGCAACATGCAAACCTGTCCTCGTTGAGCTCCGGTTACTCCCAATTATTAAGcttaaattcatcaagcgagaCCTCGATCGAATTTGGCAACAGAAACATTTTTGGCGTGttggcaaaatcgaacgggaGTCTgtatttctagagaaacatttcaaaaggtcctatctgctttgatcgattttttgatcgatcactttcattcaatcaccacaacttatcaaacaccttttatgacacgttgtTTGCcaaagttgatagcggagggatcactctaaccttctgaacgaaaatcacacttgggagagttactaaagctgaaccattaccaaaataaaaagacgctccggaaaaacgatgacagcagataggaccttttgaaatgtttatctagattttgattatttatttgcagcactcttttagaagaaaaagtattgtCTTTAATCCTTATACAGTCGATTTTCTTCAATGCACGAAAAAGCAACATTTTTTACAGATTTTAATTaggtacgatttagtagaaagttaattatcttttatatatgattgtcttgtgaaagatggctcactcaccgattccaAAGCAGCATCTTGTTAGCTTTACCTGTCTATATCTCACAACTGCcaagcaaagatgtcacatgaaATATTTTCCTGCATTTACAAGTTCACGGGAAAAgtaacgataaaaaattacagtttcTTGTCGAAAATGTATATTACAGAAATTCTAAAACTGCCATAGAATTTTTTGAGCATGGTAACATttaattcaggtcaatttaaacattttatcagtaagcagAACCAGAGAAAAGTTTCTTCAGTTTCAAGATAAAAAAACTGCGAAAATTCTGTTATCTTCACAAATAAACCAGTGAtgaacaacattagcctcagcaaatAATGTTTGCATAaggttgttcaattacaagtaggGTTATGGAAgggaatatttttttgcagatgctaatgaaaaaaaaaaaagatttgaaaaatacaaatttttatacCCTGCATCCCTGCATATACCCAAATGCCATCTGCCTCTACCAACACGTACAGTTCCTCAGTCCCCGGCGGCACAGCGTAATGTGCGGCATCTTCTGATATTTGCTTCTTTACGAAACAAAAAGAGAAGAAGACAATTCGAACGCAATTCGATTATCTTTCAGATCGCAacacgatacctacgcgttagtCCAACACACCGACTGTGCGTCGACAGAGATAATGTAGTCtccacttggcttggctgcacacaaatgaatatcgagttctaatgcactgatagacgacgagtgaaaagcgctctattcatacatggctcggtgcagtactgttacctgtgccagcatgttttccttcaagacatcagttttaataacattctaacagcagatcgtTAAACTGCCTGGTaaaggaggtggttacgaactctTGGAAAAAggttcaccttcaagacatcaaaatagtctaggctcagggaagcaaacattagttgacctattgggacggggagattctgtcaattttttttgccgctGATATAGAGAATATTggagcaggcagttggtgtctacttataaagtctgtgctaggcgtgctcgcatatgattggtatattgttcgtaaaaattcgaccttgaaacttttctgtaattttcactgttaagcaatgaagtgataataataactaaagtatcaaaaaattgtccatcattttatcaatccaacgacatattgactattgtgatccatcatatggttacatcagtattaacgtttgaaatcattTATTCCGACGTCAcactttggttttagtttccacaGAATGTATCCCGATATAGTGCTGTAAGACGTAGTCttacgtcaaaaaatgacattCGGCCGTTTGTACCACATATAGGATTCATATATTATGCACCTCCTTCGAAGAAACAATGTCTCACTGGAGGTGTATTTGAATTGTGTTATATATGAAAAAGAAGAGTAGGTTTTTTATGCCTTTGGGAGAagaggtttaaatgaactttaCTCCCAAAGGCTTTTCCCTGCTCCAAATAAATTAATTAtgaatcttttaaaaaaatatcttgctaggagaaagataaaaaagacattaggggtcttcacatcgagcgcgtatacgaatacccagccgtaaactgtgtatcttccattactcgtcaatggaggtgagtatttttacggctgggtatttgtttacgagctcgacatgaatacccatattatGATTTTTTGCTTCTATTTTATGAATACATACATAGTGTATCTAGAAACCGAACTAAACGTAACGCCATTACTATTACTGTGTTGGACAAATGCCAATACTAGCTTGTAACGTTAACAGGTGCCGAGTGTGGGCAatgtgttatttttatttaatttggtTTTCTGGTCGTAGGTTGAATAAAAGTATTTCCGAACGGCATTTCAAAGACGTTTGCAGTCGAAGGTTAATTGATGCACCACAATGTATACATATATGAATGCAATTTATTTGTCTCAAAGAGGTGAAGTGAATGAAGACTTCAATGCGTAAATGATGAGCAGTTCTCAGCAAAACGTGctgattttaatatattttaattgttagtaTAACTTTAGCTCAAACTTTTCACAGATGTTCCTATAGGCTAAAGATGCCTTTTTAGGCTATAATTATTACTGCTTGTGCAAAAAAGATATTgttgattaaaatatttttggagctagaacggtttgtttgactggtgctatgtc
The window above is part of the Wyeomyia smithii strain HCP4-BCI-WySm-NY-G18 unplaced genomic scaffold, ASM2978416v1 HiC_scaffold_32, whole genome shotgun sequence genome. Proteins encoded here:
- the LOC129733759 gene encoding uncharacterized protein LOC129733759, producing MSKANSKNSDITQAVPLINGEIFEIEQCLFPIPEEFFLKDDSISEEECISISISESLNLPSLPAYTVRKSILDPAKLTPEVINELCFHEMLLISTENDEIVGGFAIQVETIADEVIAVFCSSHFSMDGNEKTARSELLALTDKQFNPYQERKCETIFAGDFKQVQL